The following DNA comes from Anopheles coustani chromosome 2, idAnoCousDA_361_x.2, whole genome shotgun sequence.
CGTCGGACGTTTTCCAGGATCTTCGTTCATGCAAATTTTGATAAGCTTCGATAGATGAGGCGACGTGCCCGGCGGGATCGTGACCCGAAGACCCTCCAGTGCAATACGCATGCCCGCCTCCATCGGTGTGAGGTCGGCGAACGGGACCTCGCGCGTTGCCAGCTCCCAGATGCAAATGGCGAAGCTCCACATGTCGCAGGCTTCCCAGTTGCGATCGCTTCGCTTCTTCAGCAACGTCTCCGGGCTCATCCATGCAGGTTGATACACTCGTCCACGCTCCTGGAAGGAGAACTTAGCGTCTGCCATGTTGATGCGGGCCGTCAAATCGTCGTCAATCTGCAAATGGTAAGAAGTTATTACTAATCGCAGCGAAGGAAAAGTCGCATTCTAGCTCACCATCACGTGGAAACTGCTCAAGTGATACTCCGGGATAATCCGTTCCAGTGAGTGTAAGTACGCCATACCGCGGGCAATGTCCAGTGCGAAGCGAACGGCCTGGGCCGTATCGACCACAATTCCCGCCGTCCCGTGCAGTAGATCGTACAGTGAACCTCGTGGCATATATTGGCTGATGACGATTAGATTCGAAGGAGCATTGCATGCACCCAGCACGGGTAGAATGTTCGGATGGGAAAAGATGCGTAGTTTCGGAAACTCTTCGTTAAAATCACGTGCCACACGCGCGGTACACTCGCGAATGTTCAGTATCTTCGCGATGATTTCGTTGTTCTGCCAACGGCCTCGCCAGGTTTCGCCACCGGGTGTTATTGCTACCTTGTTGTGCAGCGTCAGCTCCTGGATGTTGATACCTTTGAAGCGTGACAGGGTGGCATCACGCGAACGTGTCTTCATTCCGGACCAGCTCTGATCCTTGAAGCTGATCTTCTTAAGCTCCTGTCCACTTTCCACCGCAAGATTGTGTAAGCTGTcggatgaaatgaaattgaaaaagaattagaTTCGCATATTCATGCTGAATAAGGCTACTTTTTTTGATCGTTACCGCGTTGCTAGTACCGCCTTAGCCTTATCCAGCGGCGTATCTCCATCCTTGTTGGCCAACGAAATCAAGGCACCATTATTGACCAGTTCCTCGGCGATGGCCTGATATCCCCAAAAGCACGCATAATGCAACGGCGTGTTTCCATGTTCGTTCGCTGCATTTACATCCGAGCGGTGACGAACGAGCTAAGGATACAATTACACCAGGTAACTTTTCAACTACTTATTAACGTTATTTAGTTTCGCTCACCATCTGCACGATGTCCACATGTCCGTGGGCAGCCGCCAAATGCAGCGGTATATCGTCTCCCATGTTCGTAGCGTTGACACGTGCACCACGATGCAGCAACATTTCAACCAGCTTCGTGTGCCCTTCTTTGGCACACCAATGCAACGGACTGAAGCCATGATCATcactggaaaaaaatggaaaagttggTCAGTTTGGAGCTAACGAATTAAAGATagaaatagattttttttatttcattttttggtGGTTTAAATCGATCGATGCACTTTTGAGGTGTGTACATTCATTTCCCTGGATGAACATAAACAGTTTGTGCAGCAGATGTTCATTTCATTCATACATCCAATGTAAACATTGCATGACGTCACGTTCGGTGCAGCATCGGAACAGTAGTTATttaacatgtgtttttaattCCATGTTTTTGGCCTTGTTTTTGCACAATACACCGCTCAAACTTCGACCAGTTCAAGTTGAAATGAGATTTTGTatcgattttcttcttctgggAATTTCTTCCGTTTATGGTCGTGCAAACGAATGACAGCTGGTCCAAGTATGgggtcttttcttttctcgatGCTTACCCAAGATTCATATCATGTTCCGTGTCGTCCAGCCACAGGCGAACCTGGATGGAGTTTCCCTCTCGGCACCAGTGGAATATATCCTCCATCGTTTGCGGTCGTTGAATCAGGAAAACCTTGGTTCAAAAGGGTACGCGATATCGTTGGGCGATCCACTCCCACACAACAGTGCTTAGCTGAGGGCAGTCTTATTTTCCGATATATTCTACTGAGAACTGCACAAACCCACTGAACTACAACGTTGTTTCAATCTTTGCACTGCCCGAAAGGATTAGGAAGttttaaatgaaagcaaattttgttttattggcaCATAATTTACGATTTAAATCTCACTTGTGTGGAGAAACCTATCGCgcgatcgttttatttttgacaaATGACTCAAGTGTAGAATGAACACCGTTTTTCAAAGACGTAGAGTTCATTCTTGGAATTCATTCGCAAGGGATTTTGCAATAATTTTCGAAAACACTCGCTTGGATGACAAATGCGTAATGTAAATgaagaaagtatttttttttacaaagttgtttttattacaaagacctttcatttaaggggctAATCGTGGaaatcggttgaaagaataaaaaattattaacaaatttgcaaatttttgcTCTCCAGACATGACGTCATCGATGGAAACTGTCAAAACAACAGCCTTCGTCGGGATTCCTCAAAAAGCCTTCACGTCATTCGTGAAAAAGATGTCGGAGCAAGTAGAACTGGCGGGTTTACCTCCCGGGTGGGATTGCAAATATGATTCCAGAACGGGACGCTAGTAAGTATATTTAGTGTTTTTTGAGGAATGCGCATGTGACTTGAACGAAATATCTAACGTGCTTGGGTGGGCAAACGTTTTCGGGACGTAAATATGAGGGCAAAAGTCGTGAAAATTCCGTATCCTTTAATCCTTGTGCGtgagcgtgtgcgtgtgtgttagtgtgtggGGCGTATTGCATAACCTAGCGCGTATATCCTTGCCTTATCTGTGCCATTTCCGCCAGCTTCTACGTGAATCTCTTCACCAAAACAACGCAATGGGAAGATCCACGCGCCAGGATTCGCCAGTTGCAAACTGGAGCACCCACGCACCTGTCCAACGACAGCATTGCCATGCAGGTGAGTGGAGAATGTGTGTCACATCGCTCAACAATCCTTGACGAAGCCGAAGTAATGCTCGAGGCGTAGAAGGACACTTGTTTGTGTGTTCCACCCCTCGTGCTCAAGTGCACCGGGCGCGGTGTGTCGTTTGGTTAATGAGGCAAACGGCCTGAACACTTGTT
Coding sequences within:
- the LOC131262724 gene encoding integrin-linked protein kinase, whose protein sequence is MEDIFHWCREGNSIQVRLWLDDTEHDMNLGDDHGFSPLHWCAKEGHTKLVEMLLHRGARVNATNMGDDIPLHLAAAHGHVDIVQMLVRHRSDVNAANEHGNTPLHYACFWGYQAIAEELVNNGALISLANKDGDTPLDKAKAVLATRLHNLAVESGQELKKISFKDQSWSGMKTRSRDATLSRFKGINIQELTLHNKVAITPGGETWRGRWQNNEIIAKILNIRECTARVARDFNEEFPKLRIFSHPNILPVLGACNAPSNLIVISQYMPRGSLYDLLHGTAGIVVDTAQAVRFALDIARGMAYLHSLERIIPEYHLSSFHVMIDDDLTARINMADAKFSFQERGRVYQPAWMSPETLLKKRSDRNWEACDMWSFAICIWELATREVPFADLTPMEAGMRIALEGLRVTIPPGTSPHLSKLIKICMNEDPGKRPTFDMIIPILDKMKR